A window from Culex pipiens pallens isolate TS chromosome 3, TS_CPP_V2, whole genome shotgun sequence encodes these proteins:
- the LOC128093650 gene encoding uncharacterized protein LOC128093650, with amino-acid sequence MTVQRQSSSLDFFAVGSPTQHSFNKFNNQTTALLFSSTNPQNNLLQTLFHVRSSLGENGEQTARVFTLVATHTLFPSSLRALTAVTVSADYTAGAAPSASVPIPAVATTD; translated from the exons ATGACGGTACAACGGCAGAGCAGCTCGCTGGACTTCTTCGCTGTTGG GTCTCCTACGCAGCacagtttcaataaatttaataatcaaACTACTGCACTACTTTTTTCCTCAACAAATCCGCAAAATAATCTCCTCCAAACCTTGTTCCACGTCCGTTCTTCGCTAGGTGAAAATGGTGAACAAACCGCGCGCGTGTTTACGCTGGTggccacacacacactttttccGTCCTCTTTGCGCGCGTTGACAGCTGTGACGGTATCGGCTGATTACACCGCCGGCGCTGCACCGTCGGCCAGTGTGCCCATCCCAGCGGTGGCAACAACAGACTAA